CGCGCCCCGCGCCTCCGCCGGGGCATGAACTTCGGCCTCGACGGCGACCACTCTGTGCTGCTCACCACGCGCCGCGCACTCGGCGCGCCGTACCACGACACCTTTTCGCCGGGGAACCGCCGCGTCGTCTACCGCGGCCACGACGCCCCGCGCCGCGTCGAAGCGACGGCCGACCCCGCGCACCTCGACCAGCCCGCGGCCACCGTCACCGGGCGCCCGACACAGAACGCCCGCTTCATGGCGGCCGCGCAAGGCTTTCGCGCCGGCGCGCGTGACCCCGAACGCGTCCGCCTCTACGAGAAGCTCGAGGTTGGCGTCTGGGAGGACCTCGGCGTCTTCCACCTCGTCGACGGCTGGACCGAGCACGACGGCCGCCGCACCGTGTTCAAGTTCGCCCTCGAGCTCGCGGACGAGTACGCGTGAGACGACCGACCGCGGCCGCGTGCGCCCTCGCGCTCGCCGCGTGCACGCACACCCCCCGCGCCGACGCCGCCGTCCAGGGCGCAGCCGTGCGCGAGCTCTTCTTCACGCGCGAGCATGCCCGCCAACTCGTCCTCTGGACCGACCGCAACGAGCCCGGCCCCACGTTCGACGTGATCGGCGAGCACGACGCGCACCCCGACGTCGTCGCGGTCGCCACGGCCGTCCCGACCTCCGTGGTCCCGGTGCACGCGGCCGATCTCGCGCGCCTCTTCCGCACCCATCCCGACGGCTGGGCCGCGTTCTACACCGCCTACCCCGGGTCGCCCGGCCTCGTCGAGCTCGCACGCCCGGCGTGGAGCGGCGACACGCTCGCGACTGTGGTCGTCGGGCGCGCCTGCGGCGAACACTGCCTGAACGCGTGGCGCGTGACGGTGCGTGACGGACGCGTGGTCGCGACCGCGCCACTCCGCGTCCCGAAGTCGTAGCGGCGGCGCACGGGTAGCGCCCGCGCGCCCGGCAGGGGAACTTGAGCGGGCGCGACACCGACCGCGCGGCGCCCTCGTACGGAGAACGCCGCGGCCCGGACCGGTCCGCCCGCGCGTCCCTCCCCCTCCCGCCTCCATGACCGAACTGGCGATCGACGTCCGCCACGTGGTCAAGCGCTACGCCGAACACACGGCCGTGCGCGACCTCTCGCTGCAGGTGCCGCGCGGCACCGTCTACGGCCTGCTCGGCCCGAACGGCGCCGGCAAGACCACGACCATCCGCATGCTCCTCGACGTCATCCGCCCGGACAGCGGCAGCATCGCGCTGTTCGGGCGGCCGAACGGCGAGGCGGGCGTGCTCGACCGCGTCGGCTACCTGCCCGAGGAGCGCGGGCTCTACAAGAAGATGCAGGTGCGGCGCGTGCTCCGCTTCCTCGCCGAACTCAAGGGGGTGCCCGCGGCGGAGGCCGACCGGCGCATCGACGAGTGGCTTGAGCGCCTCTCGCTCAAGACGCCCGAGAAGGACTGGGGCGAGCAGAAGGTCGACGAGCTCTCGCGCGGGATGCAGCAGAAGGTGCAGTTCATCGGCACCCTCCTGCACGACCCCGACCTCGTCATCCTCGACGAGCCCTTCTCGGGACTCGACCCGGTGAACGCGCAGGCGTTGAAGGACACCGTCGTCGAGCTGCACCGGCGCGGCAAGACGGTGATCTTCTCGACGCACCTGATGGACAACGCCGAGCGACTCTGCGACGCGGTGTGCATCATCGCGCGCGGCGAGAAGGTGCTCGACGGCGGCGTGCAGGAGGTGAAGCGGGCGCACGGCGGCCGCCAGGTCGCGTTAGGCATCGACCGCGCGGCGATGAACGGCGCCGGCCCGGCGGTCGACGCGGTGCTCGCCGACCGCGCGCTCGTCGCCAGGGCCGACGACCAGAACCGCTTCCTCGAGCTGGAGCTGGCGCCGGGCGCGGACCCGCAGGCGCTCCTCCGGCGCCTCGTCGGCGCGGGCGCGGCGATCACGCGCTTCGAACTCGTGCAGCCGTCGCTGCACCAGATCTTCCTCGAGCGGGTCGGCGCGACGGGCGTCGAGCCCGGCATGAGCGGGCAGGGCTGAGCCGATGCACAAACTCCTCGTCGTCGTGAAGCGCGAGTTCCTCGAGCGCGTGCGCACGCGCGCGTTCCTCATCACGACCCTGCTCGGCCCGGTGTTCTTTGCCGCGTTGATGATCTTCCCGGCCTGGCTCGCGCTGCGCCAGAAGGGGTCCGACACCGTCGCCGCGGTCACCGTGCTCGACGCGACCGGCACCCGCGTGGGCGACCGCGTCGCGCGCGCGCTGGCCGACTCGTTGCCCGCCGGCGCGCCCGCGTCGTCCCGCCCCGTCGTCCAGCACGTCGCCCCCGCCGAGCTCCCCGCCGCCGAGCGGGCCGCGACCGCCGCCGTGGTCCGCAAGGAGCGCCAAGGGGTGCTCGTGCTCGACTCGGCGACCACCGCCGGCCGCAGCGCGCGCTACGCGGGGCGCAACGCGTCGTCGATGGCCGACGTGCAGCACCTGCGGGACGTCGTGCGCCGCGAGGTGCTCACCGCGCGCCTCGAGCAGGCCGGCTTCCCGGCCGACCGCGTCGCGCCGATCGCGGGCGCGCGCCTGCACCTGTCGGCCACGTCGATCACCGACAGCGGCGCGGGCGGCGGCGGCGGGGTCGGCAGCGCGATCGTCGCGATGGTCGTCGCGTTTCTCCTCTACATGACCATCCTGCTCTACGGGCAGAACGTGCTCCGCAGCGTGATCGAGGAGAAGACGACCCGCGTGGCCGAGGTCATCGTGGCCAGCGTGAGGCCCGACGTGCTCATGGCGGGCAAGGTGTTCGGCGTCGGCGCGGTCGGGCTGCTGCAGCAGCTCATCTGGTTCGGCGGCGCCGCGGCGGTCGCCGTCTACGTGATGCCGTTCCTGCACCTCGGCGAACGGGCCGGCGCCGCCGGCGCGGCGGCCCAGGCGGCGCAGGCCGCCGACGCGACGACCTCGTTCGTGATGCCCGAGATCTCGTTCGCGGTCGTCGCGTCGGCGGTGCTCTTCTTCCTGCTCGGCTACCTGCTCTACTCCGCGCTGTTCGCGGCGGCGGGCGCGATGGTGAACAGCGATCAGGAGGCGCAGCAGGCCGCGTTCCCCGTGATGCTGCCGCTCATCGGCAGTGCGGTGTTCATCCAGACCGTCGTGCAGAACCCCGAGGCCGGCGTCTCGCGCTTCATGGCCTGGTTCCCGCTCACCGCGCCCGTGCTCATGCCGATGCGCATGGCCCTCGTCAGCACCACGCCGCTCGAGGTCGGGCTCGTCGTCCTCGGCCTCGTCGCGACGGTGCTCGCCGCGCTCTGGCTCGCCGCGCGGATCTACCGCGTCGGGCTGCTGATGTACGGCAAGCGCCCGTCGGTCGGCGAGCTCGCGCGCTGGGTGCGGCAGGCGGCGTGAGCCGCCGTTAGGCGCTACTTGGCCAGGAGTACCCGCTGCGTGAGGCCGGGCTTCGTGCCGAGCACGAGGTCGGAGGTGAGGGTCGTGCTGCCGGGCGTATCGAGAAAAACCATGATCGTCCCCGTCGGGTACCCGCTGTACGGGCCACCACAGTCGGGGGCGACCGTGCTCGAGAAGTAGCACCACGTGCCCTTGGCCGCGATCTCGCTCATCTGCGTCGTCGCGCACACGTCGTTCGGCGACTGGAAGTAGCACATGATCCGCGCCCTCCCGACCTCGCGCACCTTGTGGGTCCACGCGCCGTTCGTGTTCACCGAATCGGTCAGCATGATGCGCGTCTTCACGCCGATCGTACCGTCGCTGTTGTAGCAGAACGCGTTCGGCGCGTTGCCGCGGCGGTTGCACAGGCTGATCATGGCCTGGTTGGCCGCGAAAATGAGGTACGCGGAGTCCGACTGCGCCGGGTCGGAGTTGGGAGGGGTCGGCCTCGCGACCCACGGCTGCTTCACGTCGCCGACCGCGGCCTGGTTGCCGCTGCAGTACGCGGTACCCTCCGCGCCGCCGAGTGCGTACGCGAACGTGTACAGCGCCGCCGTCCCGGAGCCGGCCCCCGAGTAGTCGACGGGCTCCCAATTGGCATGACTGTAAAACTTACCGGTGTACCCCGACGGCGCGGCCCCGGACGGCGGC
The Gemmatimonadetes bacterium T265 genome window above contains:
- a CDS encoding ABC transporter ATP-binding protein encodes the protein MTELAIDVRHVVKRYAEHTAVRDLSLQVPRGTVYGLLGPNGAGKTTTIRMLLDVIRPDSGSIALFGRPNGEAGVLDRVGYLPEERGLYKKMQVRRVLRFLAELKGVPAAEADRRIDEWLERLSLKTPEKDWGEQKVDELSRGMQQKVQFIGTLLHDPDLVILDEPFSGLDPVNAQALKDTVVELHRRGKTVIFSTHLMDNAERLCDAVCIIARGEKVLDGGVQEVKRAHGGRQVALGIDRAAMNGAGPAVDAVLADRALVARADDQNRFLELELAPGADPQALLRRLVGAGAAITRFELVQPSLHQIFLERVGATGVEPGMSGQG
- a CDS encoding ABC transporter permease, translated to MHKLLVVVKREFLERVRTRAFLITTLLGPVFFAALMIFPAWLALRQKGSDTVAAVTVLDATGTRVGDRVARALADSLPAGAPASSRPVVQHVAPAELPAAERAATAAVVRKERQGVLVLDSATTAGRSARYAGRNASSMADVQHLRDVVRREVLTARLEQAGFPADRVAPIAGARLHLSATSITDSGAGGGGGVGSAIVAMVVAFLLYMTILLYGQNVLRSVIEEKTTRVAEVIVASVRPDVLMAGKVFGVGAVGLLQQLIWFGGAAAVAVYVMPFLHLGERAGAAGAAAQAAQAADATTSFVMPEISFAVVASAVLFFLLGYLLYSALFAAAGAMVNSDQEAQQAAFPVMLPLIGSAVFIQTVVQNPEAGVSRFMAWFPLTAPVLMPMRMALVSTTPLEVGLVVLGLVATVLAALWLAARIYRVGLLMYGKRPSVGELARWVRQAA